One window of Perca flavescens isolate YP-PL-M2 chromosome 6, PFLA_1.0, whole genome shotgun sequence genomic DNA carries:
- the nudt17 gene encoding m7GpppN-mRNA hydrolase NUDT17: MRRILVHVCKDRAAPQRAQFVQSITGHLGVRGEDEVEVICSLENNQLLISRAEKGRGTPLKRPAFCPIKHLSVAEAAAIPLDVQQRGVDVGVAIILQTANERVLLTRRAKELRIFPNVWVPPGGHLEPDETLLEAGLRELQEETGLKLEPEGVSPKILGLWESVYPPMLSRGLPQRHHIVIYMLLLSSRSHLQLQASLSPSPAEVSACLWADCRLVRAAVSAVDGEDGEVPLHGLQSTISVSQVSPDGALSDCSLPLEALVSRAPVSGPDVERVSTGTKFALEVWLQTLETPSPDL; encoded by the exons ATGAGGAGGATCCTGGTTCATGTTTGTAAGGACCGAGCAGCTCCACAGAGAGCTCAGTTTGTCCAG AGTATAACGGGCCATCTCGGGGTCCGTGGTGAAGATGAGGTGGAGGTGATCTGCTCTCTGGAGAACAACCAGCTCCTTATTTCCAGGGCAGAGAAAGGACGAGGGACACCTCTGAAG AGGCCCGCCTTCTGCCCCATCAAACACCTGTCAGTCGCAGAGGCAGCTGCGATCCCATTGGACGTTCAGCAGCGTGGCGTGGACGTGGGCGTGGCCATCATCCTGCAGACAGCCAATGAGAGAGTGTTGCTGACGCGGCGGGCGAAGGAGCTCCGTATCTTTCCCAACGTCTGGGTTCCTCCAG GCGGCCATCTTGAGCCAGATGAGACG ctgctgGAGGCAGGCCTCAGGGAGTTACAGGAGGAGACTGGACTGAAACTGGAACCGGAGGGAGTTTCTCCAAAGATCCTGGGCCTCTGGGAG tCGGTGTATCCTCCCATGCTGTCCAGAGGACTTCCTCAGAGACATCACATCGTCATCtacatgctgctgctgtcctccCGCTCTCACCTGCAGCTCCAG GCGTCTCTGAGCCCGTCTCCGGCTGAGGTCAGCGCCTGTCTGTGGGCCGACTGCCGGCTGGTCAGAGCCGCCGTGTCCGCCGTGGACGGAGAGGACGGAGAGGTCCCGCTGCACGGCCTGCAGAGCACCATCAG TGTGTCCCAGGTCTCCCCCGACGGAGCTCTGAGCGACTGCTCTCTGCCTCTGGAGGCGTTGGTGAGCCGGGCGCCGGTCAGCGGCCCGGACGTGGAGCGGGTCAGCACCGGGACCAAGTTTGCTCTGGAGGTGTGGCTGCAGACCCTGGAGACCCCAAgccctgacctttga